GTCCGGATGAAGCCGAGCTGGGCGGATTTGCTCGCACCGTAGTGCGACCAGCCGGGGTACCCCGTGACGGGTCCGGTGATCGACGAGGTGACGACGACGCGGCCGTGGCCGCTGGCCGCGAGCGCCGAGAGCGCGGCCTGCACGATGTACACGGTGCCCTTGAAGTTCACCGACAGCACCTGCTCGATGTCCTCGGGGGTGAGTTCCTCGAGCCGGCCGGACGGGAAGATACCGGCGTTGGCGCAGACGATGTCGAGTCCACCGTGCCGCTCGACGGCCGTGTCGACCGCGCGGCGGCAGTCGGCCGGATCCGCCACGTCGGCGGCCAGGCCGCTGACGGTGCCGGCCCTTCCGCTCAGCTCGGCGACCGTGGTGTCGATATCGGCCTGTGTGCGACCGGTGATCAGCACGTCGACGCCGGCGTCGGCGAAAGTCTCGGCGATGCCCCGGCCGATGCCCTTGCTGCCGCCGGTGACGATCGCGGAACGGCCCTGCAGTGAGGTGAACATGTGTGTCCTAAAGATGAGGAGGGTGGGCGGTCAGACGAGTCGCTGACCGTTGGTGCTGAGATACCGTTCGGCGAGCGCGCAACTGCCCGCGGCGTAGCTGATGGCTTTGGTCTTCGATTCCCTGGAGTGGCTGTGGGTGCCCATCCAGGCGAGCAGCAGCAGTCGCCGCAGGAAGACGAACGAGGCCAGCATGTCCTCGTCGGCCGGGGTCATCGGGCGCCGGCTTCGATAGCCCTCGACCCAGGAGGCCTGCCATTCGGGAAGCGCCGGATCGTCTTCGATGAACGAGACCGCGGCGCCGAAATCGTAGAAGAACCAACCGAATCCGCAGTCGTCGAAGTCGATGACCGTGATCGTGGGCGGGTCTACCAGCAGGTTGGCCAACCGCAGGTCGGCGTGGACGAGGCCGTAACGGTCCGGCCCGGCGCCGTACTCGGACAGCCGCCGCTGCAGCAGATCTTGCGCGCGTTCGAGCAGGTGGGCTTCCTCGGGCCCGACGCCCTCGGCGTCGCGCCACCGTCCCCAGCGGGCGTTCTCGCCGAGGCAGTGCTCCCAGTCCCATGCGAACCGCCCGAAGCCGGCGGGCCGGGTCCACGACCGTGCGTGGTCGTGCAGCGCCGCGGTGATCTTTCCGAGGGTCCGGAAATCGTCGAGCGTGACCGATCCCTCGTCGGGTTCCGCGCCGCCGACCATACCGAAATGCACGATGTGCCGGTCTGTTCCGTTGTGGTCGACGGTCACCACCCGCCGACCGTCACGCGTGGGCAGCACCGTCGGGACCGTGACATCGCTGTCGCGGCGCAGCGCCTCGAGCCAGTCGAGTTCGGATTCGATCTCGTGCGGGTGGTGATAGTTCCGGCGATGCACGCGCAGAATCGACTTCGCGCCGCTGTCGGCGTCCTCGACCAGATAGGTGGCGTTCTCGGACAGGTTCAGCAATTGCAGGGTGGAGTTCGGCGGCAGGTCGTAGTCGGCGAGTGCGCGTTCGGCCACGTCGATGTCATCGGCGATGACCTCCGCCATCAGTGATCTCGCCCTTCGATCGCGGCGAGCACCGACGTGATGCGGTCCCGGGCGGTGGTGACGTCGGCGACCGAGCCGCCGATGTAGAGGCGGCCTGCCGCACCGATCATCTGCACGTCGACCACCGTAAGCCCCGGCGCGGCACGTTCGGCCTCGTTCGCGGCCACCGCCGCGAACAGAGCCGGCGTCATCTCGTAGACCAGCAGGGACTGTCCCGGCAGGATCATCGACGCCTGCCGGTTGCGGTTGAGGATCACCGCGTGCTGATCGGTGATGTCGGTGATGATGTCGTGGTAGAGGACCCGCGGCCGTAGCTGGTCGCTGGCCTTGTTCCCGGTGCCGGTGAGGATCGCCTCGCCGGCGCGACGGACATCGGACAGATTGGCGGAGTGGATCTCCAGGACACCGAATTGCCGCTCCACGTAGAGGATTCCGGGTTGGATGCCCGGTACCTCTCGCAGCGCCAGGTCGATCACCCGCTCGATGGCCAGCGCCGGGGACACCTCGACGATGAGCGCGTGCTCACCCGCGTAGGGCGGGTATCCCCTGGCGCGGGTCGGCGTGCCGAGATAGGCGGCGAACTGCCGTTGGAGATCCTCAACCAGCAGGTAGACGCGGATGTCGGTACGCGTCTCCGAAGCCGTCGCGGCCATGGCCGTCACTTCCTTACGAGATGGTGCGGCAGGGGGTTTACTGAGCGGAGACGGCGAAGTGCGCCCCGAGCTCGCTGTGCGGCCGCGGGATGACGTGGACGCTGATGAGCTCGCCGACTTGGGACGCCGCTTCGGCGCCGGCCTCGGTGGCCGCCTTGACCGCACCCACCTCACCGGTGACGACGACGGCGACGAGGCCGTCACCGACCTGCTGGCGATCGGTGATGGTGACGTTGGCGGCCTTCACCATGGCGTCGGCCGCGGCCAATGCTGCGACGTAGCCCTTGGTCTCGATGAGACCGATTGCGTTGCTGGCCATTGTTCTTCTCCTCTATCTCTCTGTCTGACCTTCTGCGGAGCTGGGGTCGTCGATGGATCCGATGATGAGTGCATCGACGGGTGGCGGGGTCCCGGTGAACCAGTTGGCGGCGACCGAGCCCTGTGCGATCAGCACCCGCTCGCCCACACCGCTGCCGAGCACGTCGAAGGCGATCATCCGGCCGCCGGACCCGTCGACCTCGACTTCCAGGAACGCGCCGGCAGGGATGCCGTCGATCCGGCGGGTCGACCACACGTTTCCGGTCACGGTCGCGGCTATCATCTGCGCTCCTTCTCGATCGACACCCCGAGTGCCCTGGCTTTCTCGCGTGCCAGCGGCGTCAGCACCGCCCGCGGGCCGAGCACCAGCCCGGCCCCGGCGGCCGCGACATCGGCGATGTGCCGTTCGGTGACGGCGCCGCTGTCGATGCGCTGGGTCTGCGCACGGCCGGGCGTCCCGTGCCCGTTGGTTCCCGCGCCGGCGAGCCGGAAAGTCAGCCTGCCCGCCTTGAGATCGGCGCGGGTCTTGGGGTTTTCGAAGAGTCTGAGCAATGTGCGGACGAAGGCGTCCAGCTCGCGGTCGGTGGTCAGCCGGACCGACTCGGCCCGGTGTTTCTGATCGGCGGCAAGCGGACCGCTCGGCGTGACGCCGAACTGGTCAGCCACCGTCAGCACGGGTGGTGGCGGGGGCACGGCCTTGGGCGCGCCCTTCGGGGCGATGGCGAGGTCCTTGACCGCATCGCGGACGACTTCGCGTACCAGAGCGCGCAATTCGGCGGGGTCGAGGGTGCTCATGCGGTGCTCCGGGCGAGGGCGTCCTGGGCCGCCTCGGCAGCCTGGCGGATGTCGGCCTCGCTGCCCGACAGGTAGACCCGGCCGGTGGCGCCGATCATCCGAAAGTCGACGACCTTGATGTCGGCGGCCTTCTCGGCTTCGTTGGTCGCCAGGATCGCGTACGACGCGGGGGCGACCTCGAGGACGAACAGCGATTCGCCGGCCAGCACCATGGACCCGATCTTGTTGCGGTTGATCAGGAATGCGTGCTGATGGTCGATGCTGGAGATGATGCGCGACGCGAGGATCGTGGGCCGCACCGCGGAATCGAGCTCCTGGCCCAAGGATTCGAGCGCAGCATCGGCGGCGGCCTTGACCGCACCCGTCTCACCGTGGAACTCCAGATAGCCGAACTGTCTTTCGACGACCAGGATTCCGGCCTTGACCTCCGCATGCTTGAGCGCGACGTCGGTGACGCCCTCGATGTCCAGACCGGGCGCGACCTCGATGATCTGGGCGGCCATGTTCGCCCGCGGCAGCGCACCCTTGATCCAGGTGCCCAGGTACGACATCGTCTGCGGCTGCAGCCGGTCGATGAAGATGAAGGAACGCAGTTCAGCCACGACTCACCTCTTGATCAATTGTGCGAGCTCTTCGACGACCAGCGCCCGCAGTTCGGCACGCAGCGCCTCGATGCCCGGGTCGGCCGGGCGGCGAGCCTGGGCGCCGCGGGACGGGGACACCGGTGGTGTGCCGCGATCGTTGGAGGGTCTGGGGTATTCGGGCACCGGGTCTGCCGGCGAACGCCAGGGGTCGACCCCGGCAAAATTCGGCATGACCACACCGGGAGCACTGTTGTAGGCGATGCGGGCCCAGTTCATCAGGTTGTCGGGGCGCAGGTTCTCGCCGATGGAGCTGCGGCCGATGAAACCGGTGCCGATCGTCATCGACGGCGCCAGGTTCGTCTCCAGGCCCGAGCTGCCGGTGCTGCTACCGACGTTGACCGACACCCGCAGCACCGGAACCTGGGTGGCGAATTCGGTGACGACGGCGGGGTTCTCACTGTGGATCGCCGCGGAGTGGCCGGCGCCGCCGATGCGCACCACCGCCCGGGCGGCGCGGATCCCGCGTGCCGCGTCGGGCACGGTTGTCATGCCGATGACCGGCGAGAGCTTCTCGTGGGCCAGCATCTCCTCGCTGATCACGTCCTCGAACGGAGCGACGAGCACCCGCGTCTTGGGTGTCACGCGGATGCCGGCCTGTGCGGCGATCCACGCGGCGTCGCGGCCTACGACATCGGTGTTGAGCTGACCATCGGCGAACATGTAGGCGCGCAGGCGTTCTGTGGCCTCGGCGTCGAGGATGTGCGCACCGGCGCGGGTGAGCGCCGAGCGCAGGGCGCCCGCGATCGACTCCTCGGCGATCAGCACCGATTCGTTGGTGCACAGCACCGAGTTGTCGAACGCCTTGCTGTCGACGATGCGCTTGGCGGCGGCGTTGATGTCGGCGCTCGCATCGACGAGGACGGGCACGTTGCCGGGTCCGACGCCGAGCGCCGGGGTGCCCGACGAATACGCGGCTCGCACCACGCCGGTGCCGCCGGTGGCCACGATGACGTCGGTGCGTTCGTCGGCCATCAACGCCTCGATTAGCGGGATCGACGGCTCCTCGACCACCTGGACGATGCCGTCGGGCGCTCCCGCGGCGACCGCGGCGTCGGCGAGCAGCTGGACGGCATCAGCGGAACACCGTTTGGCCCGCGGGTGCGGTGCGACGACGACGGCATTGCGCGTCATCAGTGCCAGCAGCACCTTGAAGTAGATCGTGGAGACGGGGTTGGTGGTCGGGGTCAGGGCCAGCACAACGCCTGCCGGACGCGGGATTTCGACGATCTTGTTGACCGCGTCCACCCGCGGGGAGACGTAATCCTGGCCGCGGTAGTAGTCGACGATGCCGCGCGAGCAGGCCTGGTTCTTGATCACCTTGTCGGCGACGACGCCCATACCGGTCTCGGCGACGGCTTCGGCGGCGAAGCGTTCGGCGGCACCGTAGGCGGTGTCGGCGACCGCGGTGACGACGGCCGCGACGGCGGCCTGGTCGTAGTCGGCGTATGCCCGCGCGGCCCACCGGGCGCGCTCGAGCAGGTGGCCCGCTGAAGCAAACTCCCGTCGCTCCGCTCGCCCTGGCGCAAACTCCGTCACGGTCTTCCCTTCCTGGCCGTGGTCATCGCCCGGCCCACCGCGACCTCCAGTCGGTCGAGCACGTCCTCGCACAGGTCACGCCCGAGCAGCAGGCCCGGTTTGAACTGCAGCACACGGGGATCGAGCGTGGAGAAGATCGCCCACACCCCGTTCTCGTAGAGTTCGCGCATCACGAACTTGGCGCCTTCGGGGTGGTCGAATTCCAACCCGATCACCACACCGTTCTGCCGGATGCCGATGAACCAGTCCGGGTAGTCCGCCTGGATCCGGCGCAGTCCGGTGTCGAAGATGTCGGCGATGTAGTGCACCATCGACCGCACCTCGGGCCGGGTGGTGATCTCGAGGGTCTTGATCGCCGCGACGCACCCGAGTTCGGCGCCGCCGAAGGTGGAGATGTGGGCGAACCCGTCCTGGTGGAGCCACTGCGAGGCCCGCTC
Above is a window of Mycolicibacterium baixiangningiae DNA encoding:
- the fabG gene encoding 3-oxoacyl-ACP reductase FabG yields the protein MFTSLQGRSAIVTGGSKGIGRGIAETFADAGVDVLITGRTQADIDTTVAELSGRAGTVSGLAADVADPADCRRAVDTAVERHGGLDIVCANAGIFPSGRLEELTPEDIEQVLSVNFKGTVYIVQAALSALAASGHGRVVVTSSITGPVTGYPGWSHYGASKSAQLGFIRTAAMELAPKRITINAVLPGNIITEGLVDMGEDYMNQMAAAIPAGRLGGVADIGNAALFFATDEAAYITGQSLIVDGGQILPESHQAMAEL
- a CDS encoding phosphotransferase enzyme family protein yields the protein MAEVIADDIDVAERALADYDLPPNSTLQLLNLSENATYLVEDADSGAKSILRVHRRNYHHPHEIESELDWLEALRRDSDVTVPTVLPTRDGRRVVTVDHNGTDRHIVHFGMVGGAEPDEGSVTLDDFRTLGKITAALHDHARSWTRPAGFGRFAWDWEHCLGENARWGRWRDAEGVGPEEAHLLERAQDLLQRRLSEYGAGPDRYGLVHADLRLANLLVDPPTITVIDFDDCGFGWFFYDFGAAVSFIEDDPALPEWQASWVEGYRSRRPMTPADEDMLASFVFLRRLLLLAWMGTHSHSRESKTKAISYAAGSCALAERYLSTNGQRLV
- a CDS encoding microcompartment protein; protein product: MAATASETRTDIRVYLLVEDLQRQFAAYLGTPTRARGYPPYAGEHALIVEVSPALAIERVIDLALREVPGIQPGILYVERQFGVLEIHSANLSDVRRAGEAILTGTGNKASDQLRPRVLYHDIITDITDQHAVILNRNRQASMILPGQSLLVYEMTPALFAAVAANEAERAAPGLTVVDVQMIGAAGRLYIGGSVADVTTARDRITSVLAAIEGRDH
- a CDS encoding BMC domain-containing protein: MASNAIGLIETKGYVAALAAADAMVKAANVTITDRQQVGDGLVAVVVTGEVGAVKAATEAGAEAASQVGELISVHVIPRPHSELGAHFAVSAQ
- a CDS encoding EutN/CcmL family microcompartment protein, with translation MIAATVTGNVWSTRRIDGIPAGAFLEVEVDGSGGRMIAFDVLGSGVGERVLIAQGSVAANWFTGTPPPVDALIIGSIDDPSSAEGQTER
- a CDS encoding BMC domain-containing protein, encoding MAELRSFIFIDRLQPQTMSYLGTWIKGALPRANMAAQIIEVAPGLDIEGVTDVALKHAEVKAGILVVERQFGYLEFHGETGAVKAAADAALESLGQELDSAVRPTILASRIISSIDHQHAFLINRNKIGSMVLAGESLFVLEVAPASYAILATNEAEKAADIKVVDFRMIGATGRVYLSGSEADIRQAAEAAQDALARSTA
- a CDS encoding aldehyde dehydrogenase family protein; protein product: MTEFAPGRAERREFASAGHLLERARWAARAYADYDQAAVAAVVTAVADTAYGAAERFAAEAVAETGMGVVADKVIKNQACSRGIVDYYRGQDYVSPRVDAVNKIVEIPRPAGVVLALTPTTNPVSTIYFKVLLALMTRNAVVVAPHPRAKRCSADAVQLLADAAVAAGAPDGIVQVVEEPSIPLIEALMADERTDVIVATGGTGVVRAAYSSGTPALGVGPGNVPVLVDASADINAAAKRIVDSKAFDNSVLCTNESVLIAEESIAGALRSALTRAGAHILDAEATERLRAYMFADGQLNTDVVGRDAAWIAAQAGIRVTPKTRVLVAPFEDVISEEMLAHEKLSPVIGMTTVPDAARGIRAARAVVRIGGAGHSAAIHSENPAVVTEFATQVPVLRVSVNVGSSTGSSGLETNLAPSMTIGTGFIGRSSIGENLRPDNLMNWARIAYNSAPGVVMPNFAGVDPWRSPADPVPEYPRPSNDRGTPPVSPSRGAQARRPADPGIEALRAELRALVVEELAQLIKR